Proteins encoded in a region of the Brevefilum fermentans genome:
- the pyrH gene encoding UMP kinase, translating into MTTNKNGLAYQRILLKLSGEALAGEEGLGISPDRATDIAQRVKQVHEMGVDVAIVIGAGNLWRGRTGLNAGMDRATADYMGMLATVMNALALMDAFERINLMTRVQSAIEMRSVAEPYIRRRAIRHLEKNRVVIFGGGTGNPFFSTDTAAALRAMEIGADVLIKATKVDGVYDKDPNQHVEAKKFEHLSYIDTLNRRLEVMDSTAISLCMENKLPILVVNLWDEKALAKALLGEKVGTLVDEG; encoded by the coding sequence ATGACCACAAACAAAAATGGGCTTGCTTACCAACGAATCCTTTTGAAATTAAGCGGTGAGGCTCTGGCAGGTGAAGAAGGCCTCGGGATCAGCCCCGATCGGGCAACGGATATCGCTCAGAGGGTCAAACAAGTGCATGAAATGGGCGTTGACGTGGCAATTGTGATCGGTGCCGGCAACCTGTGGCGCGGTCGCACCGGACTGAACGCCGGCATGGACCGGGCGACCGCCGATTATATGGGGATGCTGGCTACTGTGATGAACGCGCTGGCATTGATGGATGCTTTTGAGCGCATCAACTTGATGACCCGCGTTCAATCTGCGATTGAGATGCGTTCTGTAGCAGAACCCTATATTCGGAGGCGGGCAATTCGCCACCTGGAGAAAAACCGCGTGGTGATCTTTGGCGGCGGCACCGGAAACCCTTTTTTCTCCACCGATACCGCCGCGGCACTGCGCGCCATGGAAATCGGTGCGGATGTATTGATCAAGGCGACGAAGGTCGATGGGGTTTACGATAAGGATCCCAATCAACATGTGGAGGCGAAAAAATTTGAGCACCTGTCCTATATTGATACCCTCAACCGGCGCCTGGAGGTGATGGACAGCACGGCAATCTCACTGTGTATGGAGAATAAACTCCCAATCCTGGTGGTAAATTTATGGGATGAGAAAGCACTGGCGAAGGCTTTACTCGGCGAAAAGGTCGGCACATTGGTCGACGAAGGCTAA
- a CDS encoding translation elongation factor Ts yields MEITTEMIKELRKATGCGILDCRAALRDADGDFDKAVIVLREKGLAKAAKRANQEAAEGVIEVYSHGEGRLKVMVEVNCETDFASLSPDFRELAHEIALHIAAANPLYLNEEDIPQADLDREAHIATVRAKDEGKPEHIIPKIVEGFLKKFKQQTVLVNQAYVRDESMTVQDLINQTVSKLGEKIVVRRFVRWELGSASDPVEQGQDQDQE; encoded by the coding sequence ATGGAAATTACAACTGAAATGATCAAAGAATTGCGCAAAGCCACCGGTTGCGGCATTCTTGACTGCCGGGCTGCACTGCGTGATGCCGATGGAGATTTTGATAAAGCGGTGATTGTCTTGCGGGAAAAAGGACTGGCTAAAGCTGCCAAACGCGCCAATCAGGAAGCAGCAGAGGGCGTAATTGAGGTGTATTCTCATGGCGAAGGTCGCTTAAAGGTGATGGTTGAAGTCAACTGTGAAACCGATTTTGCCAGCCTTTCGCCTGATTTTCGGGAACTGGCACATGAAATAGCCCTGCATATCGCAGCAGCAAACCCGCTTTACCTTAATGAAGAGGACATTCCACAGGCAGACCTCGATCGTGAAGCGCATATTGCAACCGTTCGCGCGAAGGATGAGGGTAAGCCGGAACATATCATCCCCAAAATTGTTGAGGGATTTTTGAAAAAATTCAAGCAGCAGACCGTGCTGGTGAACCAGGCTTATGTGCGCGATGAGAGCATGACCGTACAGGACCTGATTAACCAGACGGTGAGCAAACTTGGCGAAAAGATCGTCGTACGGCGCTTTGTTCGCTGGGAGCTTGGCTCTGCATCTGATCCGGTTGAACAGGGGCAGGATCAAGATCAGGAGTAA
- a CDS encoding acyl-CoA thioesterase, translated as MNINENYTYYHPIDVRFADLDPLAHVNNAVYLTYLESARFDYYQRAGIWSPDHAMQTGMVVAHIDIDYLVPILFGQAIRVGLRVTRLGNKSFTMAFLIETAPEHTPLARGTCVVVTYDPQTGKSIPLPDDWREKITQFEEQNGEL; from the coding sequence ATGAACATTAATGAAAACTACACTTATTACCACCCCATTGACGTGCGCTTTGCAGACCTGGATCCGCTAGCCCACGTCAACAATGCCGTCTACCTGACCTACCTCGAGAGCGCTCGCTTTGACTATTATCAGCGAGCTGGAATCTGGAGCCCCGACCACGCAATGCAAACTGGCATGGTCGTTGCGCATATCGATATTGATTATCTGGTGCCCATCCTCTTTGGGCAGGCGATCAGAGTTGGACTGCGGGTAACACGTTTGGGCAATAAGAGTTTTACCATGGCTTTTTTAATCGAAACAGCGCCAGAGCACACCCCCCTGGCTCGCGGCACCTGTGTGGTGGTTACCTACGACCCCCAAACTGGAAAAAGCATTCCCCTGCCCGACGACTGGCGGGAAAAAATAACACAATTTGAAGAGCAGAATGGAGAATTATGA
- a CDS encoding M42 family metallopeptidase has protein sequence MNLPELDLNGMISFLTELLETPSPTGFTEQAIQLCEEQLAQLPGIVLERTRKGALVATLPGETEGPWRALTAHVDTLGAMVKDIKYNGRLKLTKLGGFAWNTVEGEGVSVFNRFGDILRGSLLITQASAHIHGQDVSKSERSDDNMEVRLDARTKSDLDTLDLGIEVGDFVAFDPRVEKTEGFIRSRHLDDKACVACVIYAAKAIAAAGKKPKVNTVLHISNYEEVGHGAAAGIPPQVSELVAVDMAAVGDGQTSDEFHATLCVKDSGGPYHHGLSQRLRALAEEYRIPYKVDIYPFYGSDGGAFWRAGGDVAVALIGPGVDASHNYERTHTEALIATADWCLAYLLN, from the coding sequence ATGAACCTACCTGAACTTGACCTGAACGGGATGATCAGCTTTCTGACTGAACTCCTGGAGACGCCCAGCCCTACCGGCTTCACCGAGCAGGCGATTCAACTTTGCGAAGAACAACTCGCCCAACTGCCAGGAATCGTACTGGAAAGAACCCGCAAAGGTGCCCTGGTCGCCACGCTTCCTGGCGAGACGGAGGGCCCCTGGCGCGCATTAACCGCCCATGTAGACACCCTGGGCGCGATGGTTAAAGACATTAAATACAACGGCAGACTTAAGTTGACCAAACTGGGCGGTTTTGCCTGGAACACCGTTGAAGGTGAGGGCGTGAGCGTGTTCAACCGCTTTGGAGATATTCTACGGGGCAGCCTGCTTATCACCCAAGCTTCTGCTCATATCCACGGCCAGGATGTGAGTAAATCAGAGCGCAGCGATGACAATATGGAGGTGCGCCTGGATGCACGCACAAAGAGCGATTTGGATACCCTGGATTTAGGAATCGAGGTCGGCGATTTTGTCGCCTTTGACCCCCGGGTGGAGAAAACGGAGGGTTTTATCCGCTCACGACACCTGGATGATAAAGCTTGTGTGGCCTGCGTGATCTACGCAGCCAAAGCCATCGCTGCTGCTGGCAAAAAACCCAAAGTGAACACGGTCCTGCACATCAGCAATTACGAAGAGGTCGGTCATGGTGCAGCAGCCGGGATTCCACCCCAGGTGAGCGAGCTGGTGGCAGTCGACATGGCCGCAGTGGGCGACGGGCAAACCTCGGATGAATTTCATGCCACTCTATGCGTTAAAGATTCAGGTGGGCCCTATCATCACGGGCTCAGCCAGCGCCTGCGTGCCCTGGCGGAAGAATACCGCATTCCTTATAAAGTTGATATTTATCCCTTTTATGGATCGGATGGCGGTGCTTTTTGGCGTGCAGGCGGTGATGTAGCGGTAGCCCTGATCGGGCCGGGGGTTGATGCTTCTCACAATTATGAACGCACCCACACCGAAGCGCTTATTGCTACGGCTGATTGGTGCCTGGCGTACCTGTTGAATTGA